A genomic region of Pseudomonas migulae contains the following coding sequences:
- a CDS encoding DUF6708 domain-containing protein, whose protein sequence is MIGLYAIVSTTRSKARTRPIRFNRQRREVCYFPNDSDEAVIQPWEDMVAWISVSTGFTGVGVISSYTFGMAIDNPKADTVHFLTQEVMTPFHGLGKWEAIRVYMEKGPEFCPGKAPYEGRHTFDKERQDMHEEYQHNERSALGVGWWYLTHLITWWRFPYWVAEWDHRFSMKSLPKSIAEWSKPLPPEQWAKPSQALKEQSAKIEKAFAQGQDFMTYFNASLSRTEAKESAVSSAL, encoded by the coding sequence CTGATTGGCCTGTACGCGATTGTCAGCACCACAAGAAGCAAAGCCCGCACCCGTCCCATCCGATTTAACCGTCAACGCCGAGAGGTCTGTTACTTCCCGAACGACTCCGATGAAGCCGTGATCCAGCCTTGGGAAGACATGGTTGCGTGGATCTCAGTCAGCACCGGATTCACCGGAGTAGGCGTAATCAGTAGCTACACCTTTGGTATGGCCATAGATAATCCCAAGGCCGATACGGTGCACTTTCTTACACAGGAGGTCATGACTCCTTTTCATGGACTAGGCAAATGGGAAGCCATACGTGTCTATATGGAAAAAGGACCGGAGTTTTGCCCTGGCAAAGCACCGTACGAGGGTCGCCACACCTTCGATAAAGAACGACAAGACATGCACGAGGAATACCAGCACAACGAACGTTCCGCTTTAGGAGTTGGTTGGTGGTACCTGACACACCTGATCACCTGGTGGCGTTTTCCGTACTGGGTAGCGGAATGGGACCATCGATTCAGCATGAAATCTCTACCGAAATCCATTGCTGAGTGGTCTAAACCTCTTCCGCCTGAGCAGTGGGCGAAGCCAAGCCAAGCTTTAAAAGAGCAAAGCGCGAAGATCGAAAAAGCCTTTGCTCAAGGACAGGATTTCATGACGTACTTCAACGCAAGCTTAAGTAGAACCGAAGCAAAAGAGTCAGCGGTTAGCTCGGCATTATGA
- a CDS encoding oxysterol-binding protein produces MLDSKYERLPHAGDFENDSGIEVVYLSPKPVPTGMPAVSSRQLHRTTNETFLDFAVGQGNFEFMARVGIGAIMLIVTLLFFFSAFASYLRRNAEPFLSGWFNFFFNPILWLIIGAIALTYLYFFHQAARQVSAHPPVRFNRQRREVVFVPQKGHKPRYVPWEDVIACVSVGKLITQYAVMPEYKLMIGLRDASTGNVLWSVIPSSNLSLAVSEWEAIRAYMEDGMSALPPDQSDELEEGTVEFFHLCRRSYRADHSYLRYLWGFLTIQFFSGWTLPCYLSSWVNNRPKAGFPKEVVEWSRPLPVEQHAKPSEALLKESAEIRKAFAKGQNLLDYFKIKFAETDKETAVDAS; encoded by the coding sequence ATGCTTGATAGTAAATACGAGCGACTGCCCCATGCGGGAGACTTTGAGAATGATTCGGGCATTGAGGTGGTTTACTTATCCCCCAAGCCAGTACCCACAGGCATGCCTGCGGTTAGCTCTCGCCAACTGCACCGCACCACCAATGAAACCTTTTTAGACTTTGCCGTCGGACAAGGCAATTTTGAATTTATGGCTAGAGTCGGTATCGGCGCAATAATGCTTATTGTGACTTTGCTATTTTTTTTCTCTGCTTTCGCCTCCTATCTTAGAAGAAATGCAGAGCCATTTTTGAGTGGTTGGTTCAATTTTTTTTTCAACCCTATACTTTGGCTTATTATTGGCGCCATCGCACTGACCTATCTTTATTTTTTCCATCAAGCTGCTCGGCAAGTTTCCGCGCACCCACCTGTTCGCTTTAACAGACAGCGCCGCGAAGTCGTGTTTGTGCCTCAAAAGGGCCATAAACCACGATATGTACCTTGGGAAGATGTTATAGCCTGTGTATCAGTGGGAAAACTCATTACCCAATATGCAGTAATGCCAGAATACAAACTGATGATTGGCCTACGAGATGCCAGTACCGGCAATGTATTGTGGTCCGTTATACCGAGCAGTAATTTGAGCCTTGCCGTCTCTGAATGGGAGGCAATTCGCGCCTATATGGAGGATGGTATGTCTGCTCTCCCCCCAGATCAATCGGACGAACTAGAAGAAGGCACAGTCGAATTCTTCCATCTGTGTCGGCGTAGCTATCGGGCGGATCATTCATATTTACGTTATTTATGGGGTTTTTTGACAATACAATTTTTTAGCGGCTGGACACTACCGTGCTACTTATCTAGTTGGGTGAACAATCGGCCAAAGGCAGGTTTCCCTAAAGAAGTCGTGGAATGGTCAAGACCTCTCCCCGTCGAGCAACACGCTAAGCCAAGCGAAGCGTTGCTTAAGGAGAGCGCCGAAATCCGGAAGGCATTTGCCAAAGGGCAGAACCTGTTGGATTACTTCAAGATCAAATTTGCCGAAACGGATAAAGAGACTGCCGTGGACGCGTCCTAG
- a CDS encoding toxin VasX, protein MSQTGKNPNAVDLPRSDAKCSTGGCSQMKQKLQLIPLRYGLVERLDPSSELSLPYKTASRPMGIRLLRDGWLYVIDNTTGYLHEYEVKKGVVTKCIWKGKEATQDKRTGSAGENALIFTRGSSLHIAYAEVQWTAAKCSQMLKSSKERDLFMQKVNLAKGDVEKGGPNLLTDKQAEKWIAEVAEKPATQTPPAGAHPEESKDYIWEDQKDLFKATQLGTIKKSLLAAYEKDHFFLVFKDSIGVMRDLAEQQDKVVGWIDEWVLKEKNDLKYSIGNYIETLMVVSEKSARQAGTSDALFEKTTPEQRQKIYDYVNSRNEYDGARTSTTDLPQRVSRVRVPNPKVGAAYKVMNTKKQEMIDSLGKSLYSDLEDDIEVLEDKSHAAVQGKGLGARGIHDLVRYEEMNKYLETERSHMKRWTSRLNRITDDRVGLFTKSEYHMSAWYFDADVPDQLMAALATEQNCVRDLCRTEESLKTVGEYFHGAPYYIMPGFSSRLDGAFLFKKAGDVRKWLDDAKNLQPGLDDAKARLNEVGTLLGRHWTTNLNPNALSTSHAINAAYSPAIALRLQTWLAEIQGKLNGPELKAHLDKISTHSNRAHRLGTLYALKHGGATLKISNAQDKQIFLGRLGSLGTILDTEQQLVRERNRAQKDSKRRVASSDQLGKARQANAKAEKNELNRQLLLLRKKRLALTTKIQDSLITTNTLASGYVGVQLNIDAAQQNLLNNEIQRLKIGALRSYGEPGGSAVLKSSFVPMAALLFQAWNFREALDAWSKVSGNPTTKESVVFFGAFTGVVSAALSVYQNAYISLVDKGFKATVASTGGKGGALFMVKLGKLGLGLGAVIAPLGLLSSAGTTLDNWNKWTDALLTGTAGEKAGALLALTGDVGNTSVAGITTAKSLKDIGTVGRIYVTTPRADRVVAVGRAWGTRGVRFLSFSSRLTPWSLGFTALQLGGEALYNYFNLDDQQRWMQSCCWGIENKQWDMKTHAQGLAEANLRPVVTDIGIVKRELDGEGVRTVGITFPGLSLETWNENPIQMQAELSAQLAHPAKDVSESVRDILQLASSDPLLLKLDIPEEWCGEQSELRLRLSVQPDVASAPLKANDGFLYYPISLRFSGTNNPIKGESSVRQSRTTLKWVEIKSENLNA, encoded by the coding sequence ATGAGCCAGACAGGCAAAAACCCCAACGCAGTCGACTTGCCCCGCAGCGATGCCAAGTGCTCCACTGGTGGCTGTTCGCAGATGAAGCAAAAACTTCAACTGATTCCCCTGCGTTATGGTCTTGTCGAACGGCTCGACCCTTCTTCCGAATTGTCGCTTCCTTACAAAACCGCGTCACGCCCGATGGGCATTCGCCTGCTGCGCGATGGCTGGCTTTACGTCATCGACAACACCACGGGTTATTTGCACGAGTACGAAGTCAAAAAAGGCGTGGTCACCAAGTGCATCTGGAAAGGCAAAGAAGCCACTCAGGACAAGCGCACAGGCTCCGCGGGCGAAAACGCTTTGATCTTCACCCGTGGTAGTTCCCTGCACATAGCCTATGCCGAAGTGCAATGGACGGCTGCCAAGTGCTCGCAAATGCTCAAGTCGAGTAAAGAGCGCGATCTGTTCATGCAAAAAGTAAACCTCGCTAAAGGTGACGTTGAAAAAGGTGGTCCAAACCTGTTGACCGACAAACAGGCTGAAAAATGGATCGCAGAGGTCGCGGAGAAACCCGCCACACAAACACCACCGGCGGGCGCACACCCCGAGGAAAGTAAGGACTACATCTGGGAAGACCAGAAGGATTTGTTCAAGGCGACGCAACTCGGCACGATAAAGAAGTCGTTGCTGGCCGCCTATGAAAAAGACCACTTCTTTTTGGTGTTCAAAGACAGCATTGGGGTAATGCGTGATCTTGCAGAGCAACAGGATAAAGTGGTTGGCTGGATCGATGAATGGGTGCTCAAGGAGAAAAACGACCTTAAGTACTCCATCGGTAACTACATCGAAACGCTCATGGTGGTCAGTGAAAAATCTGCCCGCCAAGCAGGTACAAGCGATGCGTTGTTCGAAAAAACTACGCCAGAGCAACGACAAAAAATCTATGACTACGTTAATTCACGAAATGAATATGACGGAGCTAGAACCAGCACCACTGATCTGCCGCAGAGAGTAAGCCGGGTTCGCGTACCCAACCCCAAGGTCGGCGCCGCTTACAAGGTCATGAACACAAAAAAGCAGGAGATGATCGACTCCCTTGGCAAAAGTCTCTACAGCGATCTGGAAGATGACATCGAGGTACTGGAAGACAAAAGCCATGCTGCTGTGCAAGGTAAAGGCCTGGGTGCTCGTGGTATTCACGACCTCGTCCGCTACGAGGAAATGAACAAATACCTGGAAACCGAACGCTCGCACATGAAGCGCTGGACCTCTAGGCTGAACCGTATTACTGATGACCGGGTGGGGTTGTTTACAAAAAGCGAATACCACATGAGTGCGTGGTATTTCGATGCGGATGTTCCTGATCAGTTGATGGCGGCTTTAGCCACTGAACAGAACTGTGTTCGGGATCTGTGTCGCACAGAGGAAAGTTTAAAGACAGTAGGTGAGTATTTCCACGGCGCGCCTTATTACATCATGCCGGGGTTTTCTAGTCGTCTCGACGGAGCGTTCCTATTTAAAAAAGCAGGGGATGTCCGAAAATGGTTGGACGACGCAAAAAATCTACAACCAGGACTCGATGATGCAAAAGCCAGACTCAACGAAGTTGGTACCTTGCTGGGTCGTCACTGGACCACAAACTTAAACCCAAACGCTCTGAGCACAAGCCATGCGATCAATGCAGCTTATTCTCCAGCGATTGCTTTACGTTTACAAACATGGCTTGCAGAGATTCAAGGCAAGCTGAACGGCCCAGAACTAAAAGCACACCTCGATAAAATTTCAACGCATAGCAACCGAGCACATCGCTTAGGAACACTATATGCGTTGAAACATGGAGGCGCGACGCTAAAAATATCCAACGCTCAAGATAAACAAATCTTCCTTGGCCGACTTGGAAGCCTAGGAACTATTCTAGATACAGAGCAGCAGTTAGTACGCGAACGAAATCGAGCACAAAAGGATAGCAAGCGCCGTGTAGCAAGCAGCGACCAACTGGGAAAAGCAAGGCAAGCTAATGCAAAAGCAGAAAAAAACGAGTTAAATCGCCAACTTCTGCTATTGCGAAAAAAACGTCTTGCCCTGACAACCAAAATCCAAGATAGCTTAATTACAACCAATACACTTGCATCCGGCTATGTTGGAGTTCAACTCAACATCGACGCAGCCCAACAAAACCTACTAAACAATGAAATACAACGATTAAAAATCGGAGCACTTCGTAGCTATGGAGAACCTGGCGGTTCCGCCGTACTAAAGAGCAGCTTTGTTCCGATGGCCGCATTATTATTTCAAGCGTGGAACTTCAGAGAAGCATTGGATGCTTGGAGCAAAGTTTCAGGCAACCCCACGACCAAAGAAAGCGTTGTATTCTTCGGGGCATTTACGGGCGTCGTTTCCGCAGCATTGTCGGTATACCAGAACGCGTATATTTCATTAGTAGACAAGGGGTTCAAAGCAACAGTCGCCAGCACCGGAGGTAAAGGCGGAGCCTTATTTATGGTAAAACTTGGCAAGCTTGGGCTAGGTCTGGGAGCAGTGATAGCGCCGTTGGGCCTGCTAAGTTCCGCTGGCACGACTTTGGACAACTGGAACAAATGGACAGACGCGTTGCTTACTGGTACAGCAGGCGAAAAAGCAGGGGCATTGTTAGCTCTTACGGGAGACGTAGGAAACACTAGTGTGGCCGGGATTACTACGGCTAAGTCGTTAAAGGATATTGGCACAGTTGGTCGAATTTACGTAACTACGCCTAGGGCTGATCGAGTTGTCGCAGTGGGACGAGCATGGGGCACCCGCGGAGTACGATTCTTAAGCTTCTCATCCCGACTAACGCCATGGTCTTTAGGTTTTACCGCCCTTCAATTGGGTGGCGAAGCTCTTTACAATTATTTCAACCTTGATGATCAACAACGTTGGATGCAGAGTTGCTGCTGGGGTATAGAGAACAAGCAATGGGATATGAAAACGCATGCTCAAGGATTGGCCGAGGCCAACTTACGCCCTGTCGTTACAGATATTGGAATAGTAAAGCGCGAACTGGATGGGGAAGGTGTTCGAACAGTTGGAATCACATTTCCAGGCTTATCTTTGGAGACATGGAATGAAAATCCAATTCAAATGCAGGCAGAATTGTCGGCTCAGCTTGCCCATCCGGCGAAAGATGTCAGTGAATCTGTGCGAGATATCTTGCAACTGGCGAGTAGTGACCCGTTACTCCTAAAATTAGATATACCGGAGGAATGGTGCGGAGAGCAATCCGAACTAAGATTACGCCTGAGTGTACAGCCGGATGTAGCAAGTGCACCGCTCAAAGCCAATGATGGATTTCTTTACTACCCTATATCACTACGCTTTTCGGGTACTAACAACCCAATTAAAGGTGAATCTTCGGTCAGACAGAGCAGAACCACGTTGAAATGGGTCGAGATTAAATCGGAGAATCTAAATGCTTGA
- a CDS encoding DUF4123 domain-containing protein: protein MLKSDWPLENGLPQGLPWNGSVALLLDGVSVEKLPQHLYQWSDNPVFEPLYLGTQWAELGDVSPCLVQINTQNNPILAKFLAEPRQEWGYLVFSDQPWAQMVEHFRWLTSVMHPQGEEVLLRVADPAVAHALLSHAESIKDPTLFGPCSQVVAADAALGCWHINQRPGKAPEPNHSKRYRLSDEQLSQLDEVNFRSIVVRLDQHMHEYFPSYQAQLTPLQRWEHLHALASTSYDRGFNTELDITLYANIHGFLGERALEEHPDLDAILKTPSEQTPAQRLERVADIAQERAAKPD from the coding sequence ATGCTTAAGTCCGATTGGCCACTGGAAAACGGATTGCCTCAAGGATTGCCGTGGAATGGCTCCGTCGCATTGCTGCTGGATGGCGTCAGCGTCGAAAAACTGCCCCAGCACCTTTATCAATGGTCGGACAATCCGGTGTTCGAGCCACTCTACCTCGGCACCCAGTGGGCCGAATTGGGCGACGTCTCACCGTGCCTTGTCCAGATAAACACCCAGAACAATCCCATCCTCGCGAAGTTTCTGGCTGAGCCCCGCCAAGAGTGGGGCTACCTGGTGTTCAGCGATCAACCCTGGGCGCAAATGGTCGAGCACTTCCGCTGGCTGACCAGCGTCATGCACCCTCAGGGTGAAGAAGTCCTGCTGCGCGTCGCCGACCCTGCCGTCGCCCACGCATTGCTCAGCCACGCCGAGAGTATCAAGGACCCTACCCTGTTCGGACCTTGCTCACAGGTCGTCGCCGCCGACGCGGCGCTGGGCTGCTGGCACATCAACCAGCGACCGGGCAAAGCCCCCGAGCCCAACCACAGCAAACGCTACCGCTTGAGCGACGAGCAACTCAGCCAACTGGACGAAGTGAATTTCCGCAGCATCGTCGTGCGCCTCGACCAACACATGCACGAATACTTTCCGTCCTATCAGGCACAATTGACGCCGTTGCAGCGCTGGGAACACCTGCACGCATTGGCATCGACCTCGTACGATCGCGGCTTCAACACCGAACTCGACATCACTCTTTACGCCAACATTCACGGGTTCCTCGGCGAGCGAGCGCTGGAGGAGCATCCGGACCTGGATGCAATACTCAAGACCCCGTCGGAACAAACGCCCGCTCAGCGACTCGAACGGGTCGCTGATATTGCCCAGGAACGGGCAGCAAAACCGGATTGA
- the tssI gene encoding type VI secretion system Vgr family protein — MFAPANQTHFALTIEGLSNDFQVLSLQGREAISQPFVFEVELVSEKPSLDLESLLHKPAFLQLSPDGSGIHGQIYRAAQGDSGKRLTRYAVTLRPQLSYLAHRINQRIFQNLTVPKIIGLVLEEHGIQSNAYEFKVGAIYPERIYCVQYDESDLQFVQRLCEEEGIHYHFQHSATAHKLVFGDDQTVFPKLAPVAYQQDSGMVANDPVIKRFDLRLETRTSRITRRDYDFEKPRLTLESENRGDALPDLEDYDYPGRFIDRERGKHLAKRALERHRSDFQLAEGKSDQPLLVSGHFLALTQHPKAKWNDLWLLTEVLHEGKQPQVLEESVTSSTTNLKDDFHQGYRNRFQATPWDVPNRPPLTQKKPRILGSQSAVVTGPKGEEIHCDQYGRVKVQFHWDREGQADDKTSCWLRVSSAWAGAHYGGIAIPRIGMEVLVTFLEGDPDQPLISGCLYHKENVVPYALPANKTRTTFKTLSSPGGAGFNELRIEDKKGQEQIFLHAQRDWDENVEHDQKIRVGNERHDTVEKNSYSEFKAEEHHTVYEDRKVEARANDHLTVGVNQHIKIGTGQFIDAGQEIHLSSGMKVVLEAGSELTLIGGGSFIKIDAGGVTLSGPVINMNSGGGPGSGTGAAPLLPGPLKQADADKAGQLLVPAQRQALMQKKPICAICEKAKLEAQNA, encoded by the coding sequence ATGTTCGCGCCGGCCAATCAGACTCACTTTGCCCTGACCATCGAAGGTCTTTCCAACGACTTCCAGGTCCTGTCCCTGCAAGGTCGGGAAGCCATCAGCCAGCCGTTTGTGTTTGAGGTGGAACTGGTCAGCGAAAAGCCGTCCCTGGACCTCGAAAGCCTGCTGCACAAACCAGCCTTTTTGCAGCTCTCGCCCGACGGCAGCGGCATCCATGGCCAGATCTATCGCGCCGCCCAGGGTGATTCCGGCAAACGCCTGACCCGCTACGCGGTGACCCTGCGCCCGCAATTGTCCTACCTGGCGCATCGCATCAACCAGCGCATCTTCCAGAACCTCACGGTGCCGAAAATCATCGGCCTGGTCCTCGAAGAACATGGCATCCAGAGCAATGCCTACGAATTCAAGGTCGGGGCGATTTATCCGGAGCGCATCTACTGCGTTCAGTACGATGAATCGGACCTGCAATTCGTCCAGCGCCTGTGCGAGGAAGAAGGTATTCACTACCACTTCCAGCACAGCGCCACGGCCCACAAACTGGTGTTCGGCGATGACCAGACGGTGTTCCCGAAACTCGCGCCAGTGGCCTATCAGCAAGATTCCGGCATGGTCGCCAACGACCCGGTGATCAAGCGCTTCGACCTGCGCCTGGAAACCCGCACCAGCCGCATCACCCGCCGCGACTACGACTTCGAAAAACCGCGCCTCACCCTCGAAAGTGAAAACCGCGGCGACGCCCTGCCCGACCTCGAAGACTATGACTATCCCGGTCGCTTCATCGACCGCGAACGCGGCAAGCACCTGGCCAAACGCGCCCTCGAACGTCACCGCAGCGACTTCCAGCTGGCCGAAGGCAAAAGCGATCAACCGTTGCTGGTCAGCGGCCATTTCCTGGCCCTGACCCAACACCCGAAAGCAAAATGGAACGACCTGTGGCTGCTGACCGAAGTCCTGCACGAAGGCAAACAGCCGCAAGTGCTGGAAGAGTCCGTCACCAGCAGCACCACTAACCTGAAAGACGATTTTCACCAGGGCTATCGCAACCGCTTCCAGGCCACGCCGTGGGACGTGCCGAATCGCCCGCCGCTGACGCAGAAAAAACCGCGCATCCTCGGCAGCCAGAGCGCCGTGGTCACCGGCCCCAAAGGTGAAGAAATCCACTGCGACCAGTACGGCCGCGTCAAAGTGCAATTCCACTGGGACCGCGAAGGCCAGGCCGACGACAAGACCAGCTGCTGGCTGCGCGTCTCCTCCGCCTGGGCCGGCGCGCACTACGGCGGCATCGCCATCCCGCGAATCGGCATGGAAGTACTCGTCACTTTCCTCGAAGGCGACCCCGACCAACCGCTCATCAGCGGCTGCCTGTACCACAAGGAAAACGTCGTCCCGTACGCCCTGCCGGCGAACAAGACCCGCACCACCTTCAAAACCCTCAGCTCCCCGGGTGGCGCAGGCTTCAACGAACTGCGCATCGAAGACAAGAAAGGCCAGGAGCAGATCTTCCTGCACGCCCAGCGCGACTGGGACGAAAACGTCGAACACGACCAGAAAATCCGCGTCGGCAACGAACGCCATGACACCGTCGAGAAGAACAGCTACAGCGAATTCAAGGCCGAAGAACACCACACCGTTTATGAAGACCGCAAAGTCGAAGCCCGCGCCAACGACCACCTGACCGTGGGCGTGAACCAGCACATCAAGATCGGCACCGGGCAATTCATCGATGCAGGCCAGGAAATTCACCTGAGCAGCGGCATGAAAGTGGTGCTTGAGGCCGGGAGCGAATTGACACTCATTGGTGGCGGCAGCTTCATCAAGATCGATGCGGGCGGCGTGACCCTGAGCGGGCCGGTGATCAACATGAACTCCGGTGGCGGGCCGGGCAGCGGGACGGGGGCGGCGCCGTTGTTGCCGGGGCCGTTGAAGCAGGCGGATGCGGACAAGGCAGGACAATTGTTGGTGCCGGCACAGCGACAAGCGTTGATGCAGAAAAAGCCGATCTGCGCGATCTGCGAGAAGGCCAAACTGGAGGCGCAAAATGCTTAA
- a CDS encoding Hcp family type VI secretion system effector, whose amino-acid sequence MATPAYMSVTGEKQGLITAGAFTADSVGNTYQEGHEDQVMVQAFSHDVIIPRDPQSGQPTGQRVHKPVVITKVYDKSSPLLQAALTSGERMSEIVIQWYRTSAQGTQEHYYTTKLEDAIIVAINNKMHNCQDPSNSHFTHLEEVQFTYRKITWTHEVSGTSGSDDWRQPVA is encoded by the coding sequence ATGGCAACACCAGCGTACATGTCCGTCACTGGCGAAAAACAAGGTCTGATCACTGCCGGCGCATTCACCGCCGACTCGGTTGGCAACACCTACCAGGAAGGTCACGAAGACCAGGTCATGGTTCAGGCTTTCAGCCACGACGTGATCATCCCGCGTGACCCGCAATCCGGCCAGCCAACCGGTCAGCGCGTACACAAGCCAGTCGTGATCACCAAGGTATACGACAAGTCTTCGCCACTGCTGCAAGCCGCTTTGACCTCCGGCGAGCGCATGAGCGAAATCGTTATCCAGTGGTATCGCACCTCGGCTCAAGGTACCCAAGAGCACTACTACACCACCAAACTGGAAGACGCGATCATCGTCGCCATCAACAACAAAATGCACAACTGCCAGGATCCGTCGAACTCGCACTTCACGCACCTGGAAGAAGTGCAATTCACCTACCGCAAAATCACCTGGACCCACGAAGTATCCGGTACTTCGGGTTCCGATGACTGGCGTCAGCCGGTGGCCTGA
- a CDS encoding type 1 glutamine amidotransferase domain-containing protein: MKILMVLTSHDQLGDTGKKTGFWLEEFAAPYFAFKDAGAQLTLVSPKGGQPPLDPKSDEPDAQTAATDRFRKDSAAQSALASTALLSSVRADDYDAVFYPGGHGPLWDLAEDKNSIALIEALYKAGKPVAAVCHAPGVFRHVKGADGQPLVKGKRVTGFTNSEEEAVQLTNVVPFLVEDMLKEKGGIYSKGDDWASYVVTDGLLLTGQNPASSEATAEALLAKLK, translated from the coding sequence ATGAAAATCCTGATGGTTCTGACGTCTCACGATCAATTGGGTGACACGGGTAAGAAAACCGGCTTCTGGCTGGAAGAATTCGCCGCACCGTATTTCGCTTTCAAGGATGCTGGCGCTCAACTGACGCTGGTTTCGCCCAAGGGTGGGCAACCCCCGCTGGACCCGAAGAGCGACGAGCCGGATGCACAAACCGCGGCCACCGATCGCTTCCGCAAGGATTCTGCGGCCCAGTCGGCACTGGCGTCGACTGCGTTGCTGAGCAGTGTAAGGGCTGACGATTACGACGCGGTTTTCTATCCGGGTGGCCATGGCCCGCTGTGGGATCTGGCCGAAGACAAGAACTCGATCGCGCTGATCGAGGCGCTGTACAAGGCAGGCAAACCGGTGGCGGCGGTCTGTCACGCGCCGGGCGTGTTTCGCCACGTCAAGGGGGCGGACGGTCAGCCGCTGGTCAAGGGCAAGCGGGTGACGGGTTTCACCAACTCCGAGGAGGAAGCGGTGCAGCTGACCAACGTTGTGCCGTTTCTGGTGGAGGACATGCTCAAGGAGAAGGGCGGAATTTATTCCAAGGGTGATGACTGGGCGAGTTATGTGGTGACCGATGGTCTGCTGCTGACCGGTCAGAATCCGGCGTCGTCCGAGGCCACGGCTGAAGCGCTGCTGGCGAAGTTGAAATAA
- the hglS gene encoding 2-oxoadipate dioxygenase/decarboxylase HglS yields the protein MSHPSFVSPDLIRQRFSKAMSDMYREEVPLYGALMELVQQTNRHVLDSELQIARQLNSTGEIQRLDLERHGAIRVGTAAELATLARLFAVMGMQPVGYYDLTPAGVPVHSTAFRAVHEAALQVSPFRVFTSLLRLELIEDPELRAFAQSVLDKRSIFTPKALSLIERAETEGGLTEQEAQEFVLQALETFRWHHSATVTAEQYQKLSAQHRLIADVVAFKGPHINHLTPRTLDIDMVQAQMPAHGITPKAVIEGPPRRQCPILLRQTSFKALDEPVAFTDQAESRGSHSARFGEIEQRGAALTPKGRALYDRLLNAARDELKDFPNEANAARYNALMTQHFSEFPDTLEGMRQQELAYFRYFLTDKELGAEALQTLSLEDLLSNGYMRAEPLVYEDFLPVSAAGIFQSNLGDAAQTHYGEHSNQQAFEKALGRSTIDELGLYAETQRRSIEACFVTLNSK from the coding sequence ATGAGCCACCCAAGCTTTGTCAGCCCCGACCTGATCCGCCAACGCTTCTCCAAAGCGATGTCCGACATGTACCGCGAAGAAGTGCCGCTGTACGGCGCGCTGATGGAACTGGTGCAACAGACCAACCGCCATGTGCTGGACAGCGAACTGCAGATCGCCCGGCAGTTGAACAGCACGGGCGAAATCCAGCGTCTGGATCTGGAACGCCACGGCGCCATTCGCGTCGGCACTGCCGCTGAACTGGCGACCCTCGCCCGGCTGTTCGCGGTGATGGGCATGCAACCCGTTGGCTATTACGACTTGACCCCGGCCGGCGTACCGGTGCATTCCACGGCGTTCCGCGCGGTGCACGAGGCGGCGTTGCAGGTCAGCCCGTTTCGCGTATTCACCTCGCTGCTGCGTCTGGAACTGATCGAAGACCCGGAACTGCGTGCCTTTGCCCAGTCGGTATTGGATAAGCGCTCGATCTTCACGCCAAAAGCATTAAGCCTCATTGAACGTGCTGAAACCGAAGGTGGCCTCACCGAACAAGAAGCGCAGGAGTTCGTTCTGCAGGCGCTGGAAACTTTCCGCTGGCACCACAGCGCCACCGTTACCGCCGAGCAATACCAGAAACTCAGCGCCCAGCATCGTCTGATCGCCGATGTCGTGGCGTTCAAGGGCCCGCACATCAACCACCTGACACCACGCACGTTGGACATCGACATGGTGCAGGCGCAAATGCCGGCCCACGGCATCACCCCCAAAGCGGTGATCGAAGGTCCGCCCCGCCGTCAGTGTCCGATCCTGTTGCGCCAGACCAGTTTCAAGGCGCTGGACGAACCCGTTGCCTTCACCGATCAGGCTGAAAGTCGTGGTAGCCACAGCGCCCGGTTCGGCGAGATCGAACAGCGCGGTGCCGCGCTCACACCCAAAGGCCGGGCGCTTTACGACCGCTTGCTGAATGCCGCTCGCGACGAACTCAAAGACTTCCCCAATGAAGCCAATGCCGCACGCTACAACGCGCTGATGACGCAGCACTTCAGCGAATTCCCTGACACCCTTGAGGGAATGCGTCAGCAGGAATTGGCGTATTTTCGCTATTTCCTGACGGATAAGGAGTTGGGGGCCGAAGCGCTTCAAACCTTGTCGCTGGAGGATTTGCTCAGCAACGGCTACATGCGGGCGGAGCCGCTGGTGTACGAAGATTTCCTGCCGGTCAGCGCAGCGGGGATTTTTCAGTCGAACCTGGGGGATGCGGCGCAAACCCACTATGGCGAGCATTCTAATCAGCAGGCGTTCGAGAAGGCGCTTGGGCGCTCGACCATCGATGAGTTGGGGTTGTATGCCGAGACGCAGCGGCGTTCGATCGAGGCGTGTTTTGTCACGCTGAATTCAAAGTGA